The following are from one region of the Nitrospinota bacterium genome:
- a CDS encoding TVP38/TMEM64 family protein has product MNRHAVTLLKGFFALLLLAAGALVYWEYRTEGLTPGHLARQVREFGAWGPLIFAAAYALLAGAGFPAVILTTLGALVFGKWLGTGLNLIGAMAGASIAFALSRFLLKDFFERRVFGDKQWYVRFNDGVRENGFNYLLFIRLIPLFPFNGVNFAAGISRLRYRHFFFGTLLGIAPHTFVFTNAVAELGESAARGFHVTPGLVGALTLLALFAIAPLLVKKVIERRRGSAPQRKG; this is encoded by the coding sequence GCCCTCCTGCTGCTGGCGGCGGGAGCGCTCGTGTATTGGGAATACCGGACGGAGGGACTGACCCCCGGCCATCTTGCCCGGCAAGTGCGGGAGTTCGGGGCGTGGGGGCCGCTGATTTTCGCGGCCGCCTATGCGCTGCTCGCGGGCGCCGGTTTTCCCGCCGTCATCCTCACCACGCTGGGCGCGCTTGTCTTTGGCAAATGGCTCGGCACCGGGCTCAACCTCATCGGCGCGATGGCGGGCGCCTCCATAGCCTTCGCCCTCTCACGCTTTCTGCTCAAGGATTTTTTCGAGCGCCGCGTTTTTGGGGACAAACAATGGTACGTCCGCTTTAACGACGGCGTGCGCGAAAACGGTTTCAATTACCTCCTCTTCATCCGGCTCATCCCCCTCTTCCCTTTCAACGGGGTGAACTTCGCCGCCGGGATTTCCCGTCTGCGCTACCGGCATTTTTTCTTCGGTACGCTGCTGGGGATTGCGCCGCACACGTTCGTCTTCACCAACGCGGTGGCGGAGCTGGGGGAATCGGCGGCGCGGGGCTTCCATGTGACCCCCGGCCTCGTGGGGGCGCTGACCCTGCTGGCCCTGTTCGCCATCGCCCCCCTGCTGGTCAAAAAAGTGATCGAACGCCGGAGGGGAAGCGCGCCGCAACGGAAAGGCTGA